The Toxoplasma gondii ME49 chromosome XII, whole genome shotgun sequence genome includes a region encoding these proteins:
- a CDS encoding hypothetical protein (encoded by transcript TGME49_219125): MLLNEVGGTLVTSGFLGLRRISQFDQPFSLLRIYCTRQERLRQAHRYRIFAGSGRQLLVAMSVAVCHHEMDMRVRVSHTLVSPSPGFRRRHATSMSKEVH, translated from the exons ATGCTGTTAAATGAGGTTGGTGGCACCCTC GTTACGAGCGGATTCTTAGGACTGAGACGGATCTCGCAATTTGACCaacccttttctctccttcgcatTTACTGTACCCGCCAGGAGAGACTCAGAC AAGCACACCGTTACAGAATTTTCGCTG GCAGCGGCAGACAACTTCTGGTAGCTATGTCG GTGGCTGTTTGTCATCATGAAATGGACATGAGAGTCCGAGTTTCACATACCTTGGTGTCGCCGAGTCCCGGCTTCCGGCGGAGACACGCAACTTCGATGTCAAAGGAGGTACATTGA
- a CDS encoding zinc finger (CCCH type) motif-containing protein (encoded by transcript TGME49_219120): protein MPPSSVAGRSRLMSGKGMETLANQSGNIVGQTPSFTPNLVKDGVHSNGRDGGKGTRGPLHSGTNRGSVDSDAARFQCAQTPRKLQFFKTKICPWYHKGGCDRGLACQFAHGLSELRECPDLRKTSLCPNVKRGGSCTIPGCHYAHRVHELRATGQLYKTALCVRWQMGRCNAGSLCRHAHGKNEMRNGRGVPPLSGPGDDSLPPLLVGSRSPSLPAGRRLRSRTSAPVTFFQATRRRQSQPFPFDQLETLGEPGVYVPCERRLTAQIGGGHEAHSTSLLLSKLIASKAQSVCPVLDAQRGEGHFNEVNPHKELQIQLRRATRGGVTPAKMTAKDSDVLCGQSAAVFQLNSLRRPGRNEGMASTSNGQEGPFGDILREAKSLPLEQSCGSAAALALENLTVPRVNGGFERLPLLGAASEDTLNRPQIIDQAIVARDRKLGEIFSPLSVDLDPAELQTSWNVPLLHDDFVASLHALSSRDASGHECPRSAGICRRDSVSVGTGGNREGSRLPPSTMVSLHARELGSGRASVRPLEGTVPRSFRKTSGPTPTLPGSREIDGEYSFIDKLQCWESRNRMVAQDNPFACHTASLETGSGRPSCNTPLASGQPGTKDTGSVTGSSEHTADVSTSGYPPDLLAMHRGCRRASSGASTIDTTPRSIDALSGLLCSLSLSPYSPTINSGPGCQTLVGRRDTFDASGESVVSGALNKLRTASSEDSHEPTRERPVDMLAVHGSIQGSRPSVETCSDSHSIRQLHDIDAALGYGLITPIALTLSGVRGSQFHVWGVQGGRQSELRGNGRREKTGFVENPDSHSLQSVNVPNISPGLESVCGWIDKDNSCGFGVGKSQQENLEETGRDSDFEKGCSDRKALDISDVSWEGDPDVQYLRHEALPESASLCKEGQALSIGVTRASVVQCVTGAPKSSVGSERQAVGELNAQEESTVCWKVDEKNRMREENVCGGVPAVRSGCIYTPYDMGSCPSGRQRRAKDEIVSGANLGFLAQERVVDEHHDTSELLSEIEAFRRTCCDSGASVSTCCSRREPADTPVGNAVKGEQSDNSGCRVPADSGHCSVLFSGPDLFRASWDLP, encoded by the exons ATGCCGCCTTCATCAGTAGCGGGGCGTAGTCGCCTCATGAGCGGTAAAGGAATGGAGACATTGGCAAATCAGTCAGGGAATATTGTTGGACAAACACCTTCGTTCACGCCCAACTTGGTCAAAGACGGAGTTCATTCTAATGGAAGGGACGGGGGCAAAGGCACGCGGGGTCCACTCCATTCGGGGACGAACCGTGGCTCCGTCGACTCTGACGCAGCTCGATTCCAGTGTGCACAAACACCCCGGAAGCTTCAGTTTTTCAAG ACCAAAATATGCCCATGGTATCACAAAGGCGGCTGTGACAGGGGACTCGCCTGTCAATTTGCTCACGGTTTGTCGGAGCTGCGCGAGTGCCCAGATCTCAGGAAAACGTCACTTTGCCCCAATGTCAAGCGAGGAGGATCATGCACGATACCCGGCTGTCACTACGCTCATCGGGTTCACGAGTTGCGAGCAACGGG CCAACTGTACAAAACCGCGCTGTGCGTGAGATGGCAGATGGGCCGATGCAATGCTGGAAGTCTCTGCAGACATGCG cacggaaaaaacgaaatgAGAAATGGTCGAGGCGTGCCACCTCTGAGTGGACCAGGTGATGACAGTTTGCCTCCACTCCTCGTTGGTTCACGTTCTCCGTCTTTACCGGCAGGGCGGCGACTGCGATCTCGAACGAGCGCACCAGTAACGTTTTTTCAGGCGACGCGACGGAGGCAGTCCCAGCCTTTTCCTTTTGACCAACTGGAGACACTCGGCGAACCAGGCGTGTATGTCCCTTGCGAGCGGCGTCTTACGGCACAGATCGGGGGTGGACACGAAGCGCACTCGACGTCGTTGCTCCTCTCAAAACTGATCGCATCAAAAGCTCAGTCAGTCTGTCCCGTTTTGGACGCACAGCGCGGAGAAGGCCATTTCAACGAGGTCAACCCTCACAAGGAACTGCAGATTCAGTTGCGACGAGCGACCAGGGGAGGTGTAACACCTGCAAAGATGACAGCGAAAGACTCCGACGTTTTATGTGGCCAGTCTGCAGCCGTTTTCCAGTTGAATTCGCTGCGAAGGCCGGGGAGAAATGAGGGTATGGCCTCCACTTCGAATGGCCAAGAAGGCCCGTTTGGCGACATCTTGCGTGAAGCAAAGAGCCTTCCGCTTGAACAATCTTGTGGCAGCGCTGCTGCTTTAGCCCTCGAAAACCTGACTGTTCCACGTGTAAATGGGGGATTCgagcgtcttcctctgcttggCGCGGCGTCTGAAGACACACTCAACCGCCCGCAAATTATCGACCAGGCGATTGTTGCACGGGATAGAAAGCTCGGAGAGATATTCTCGCCGTTGTCTGTGGATCTAGATCCCGCGGAACTGCAGACCAGCTGGAACGTACCTCTGCTGCATGATGATTTTGTCgcatcgctgcatgcgttgtctTCGCGTGACGCCAGCGGACATGAGTGCCCGCGCTCGGCTGGAATTTGTCGGCGTGACAGTGTCTCAGTTGGCACCGgtggaaacagagaggggtCGAGGCTGCCGCCATCAACCATggtgtcgctgcatgcgcgcgagCTGGGTTCTGGCAGAGCTTCTGTGCGACCGTTGGAAGGCACGGTACCGCGTTCTTTCAGAAAGACCAGTGGTCCCACCCCGACTCTGCCCGGCTCGCGTGAAATCGATGGCGAATACTCTTTCATAGACAAACTGCAGTGTTGGGAATCGCGGAATCGGATGGTAGCCCAGGACAATCCGTTCGCTTGCCACACCGCTTCCCTGGAGACGGGCAGCGGCCGTCCAAGCTGCAATACTCCACTGGCGTCTGGCCAACCTGGGACCAAAGACACTGGCAGCGTAACTGGCTCCTCTGAACACACCGCAGACGTTAGTACGTCTGGTTATCCCCCGGATTTGCTAGCGATGCACCGAGGGTGCAGGCGCGCGTCGTCAGGGGCCTCAACAATCGACACGACCCCGCGCAGCATTGACGCATTGAGTGGCCTGTTGTGTTCTCTCAGTCTCAGCCCGTACTCTCCGACGATCAACAGTGGACCTGGATGCCAGACCCTTGTGGGACGGAGGGATACATTCGACGCATCTGGCGAGAGTGTTGTCTCAGGAGCGCTCAACAAGCTTCGCACAGCGTCCTCGGAGGATAGTCACGAGCCGACACGGGAGCGTCCGGTTGATATGCTGGCGGTCCACGGATCGATTCAGGGCAGTCGTCCCAGCGTGGAAACATGTTCGGATAGCCACAGCATCAGGCAACTCCACGACATCGATGCGGCCCTTGGGTACGGCCTCATCACACCGATCGCCTTGACTTTGTCTGGCGTGCGTGGATCTCAATTCCATGTTTGGGGAGTGCAAGGCGGCAGACAGTCCGAACTCCGTGGGAATGGACGGCGGGAGAAAACGGGCTTTGTGGAAAATCCAGATAGTCACAGTCTACAGAGCGTGAACGTCCCGAATATTTCTCCGGGGCTGGAGAGTGTCTGTGGCTGGATAGACAAGGACAACAGCTGCGGTTTTGGGGTTGGGAAAAGCCAACAGGAAAACTTGGAAGAAActgggagagacagcgacttCGAGAAAGGCTGCAGCGACCGTAAAGCTCTTGACATCTCAGACGTATCGTGGGAAGGTGACCCAGATGTCCAATATCTTCGCCACGAAGCGTTGCCAGAAAGTGCTTCATTGTGCAAGGAAGGACAAGCTTTGAGCATCGGTGTGACCCGTGCGTCAGTTGTACAATGTGTCACTGGCGCGCCAAAGAGCAGTGTAGGTTCTGAGCGACAGGCTGTTGGAGAACTTAACGCTCAGGAGGAATCGACTGTCTGTTGGAAGGTGGACGAGAAGAACCGCATGCGTGAAGAAAACGTTTGCGGAGGGGTACCGGCGGTGAGGAGCGGGTGCATTTATACCCCCTATGATATGGGATCATGTCCATCGGGCAGGCAGAGGCGAGCAAAAGATGAGATTGTCAGCGGGGCAAATTTGGGATTTCTCGCGCAAGAACGAGTTGTAGACGAACATCACGATACTTCGGAGCTTCTATCGGAGATAGAGGCCTTCCGGCGAACATGCTGCGATAGCGGTGCCAGTGTTAGCACTTGCTGCAGTCGCAGAGAGCCTGCAGACACCCCGGTTGGGAACGCTGTTAAAGGAGAGCAAAGTGACAACAGCGGATGTCGAGTACCAGCTGACAGTGGCCACTGCTCTGTGTTGTTCAGTGGTCCGGATCTGTTCCGGGCATCTTGGGATTTACCGTGA
- a CDS encoding hypothetical protein (encoded by transcript TGME49_219110) has protein sequence MLETSPTESTDDSTSSRHPHIPQDPTIVSPGNKSIAKLIQLMDQSPSFGGPEAKFPRNILPTLLRSRYRQHIGEGYRDTISTDCYSPHEQSNDTGPHAVRDRTPRKWLTDKPIPINSCWINADKQSDEAEPLTGDSNGWNNFDGSSCIHTTDMFGTGVTEADTIGLSQDHRTGHALDPHAVPGDAEETHEAVIHSTPPNTSLFADIPAIVSQLPDNKRTQQLASPSRRSRVKRVQTTTPKREAGPSHKQTQSTVESITSPSNIGGQCNIKWGKKRQTPPPLLSSRRPLQPLSSGYGGRRQLGVGNRLQSVRHLLPLLKQRPSHAHPTKSSCRGRIVSHRETTSLREPLWKRIKYYARTAPADIRFLCNYTKNE, from the exons ATGCTGGAGACGTCTCCTACCGAGAGCACCGATGATTCGACGAGTTCGCGACATCCGCATATCCCGCAGGATCCG ACCATCGTCAGCCCTGGCAACAAATCAATCGCGAAGCTCATTCAGTTGATGGACCAGTCGCCCTCCTTCGGTGGACCCGAAGCCAAATTTCCTCGAAAC ATTCTGCCGACCCTACTCCGGAGCCGTTACCGGCAACAT ATAGGCGAAG GTTACCGCGACACCATCAGCACTGATTGCTACTCGCCACATGAACAGAGCAACGACACCGGTCCACACGCAGTCCGTGACCGAACCCCCCGCAAGTGGCTCACAGACAAGCCCATCCCCATCAACAGCTGCTGGATAAACGCAGACAAACAAAGTGACGAAGCTGAACCTCTTACGGGTGACAGCAATGGATGGAATAATTTCGATGGTTCCTCATGTATACATACGACTGATATGTTCGGAACGGGCGTTACGGAAGCAGATACCATTGGGCTTTCGCAGGATCATCGAACTGGGCATGCATTGGATCCACACGCCGTGCCTGGGGACGCTGAAGAGACCCATGAGGCAGTGATTCATTCTACACCACCGAATACATCACTCTTCGCAGACATACCCGCTATTGTCTCTCAGCTTCCCGATAATAAACGAACCCAGCAGCTCGCAAGCCCTTCTCGGCGGAGCAGAGTCAAGCGGGTTCAAACGACGACACCCAAACGAGAAGCGGGGCCATCACACAAACAAACTCAATCGACTGTCGAAAGCATTACAAGTCCGTCTAACATCGGAGGGCAATGCAACATTAAGTGGGGAAAAAAACGCCAAACACCGCCGCCCCTGTTATCCAGCCGCCGCCCCCTTCAGCCACTGAGCAGTGGATACGGTGGACGACGACAGCTTGGCGTCGGCAATCGCTTGCAGTCAGTTCGACATCTACTGCCCCTATTAAAACAGCGCCCCTCACATGCGCATCCCACAAAATCTTCCTGCCGAGGAAGAATTGTgtcgcacagagagacaaccaGTCTG AGAGAGCCCCTCTGGAAACGTATCAAATACTACGCAAGGACGGCGCCTGCAGACATTCGTTTTCTATGTAATTACACTAAGAACGAGTAA
- a CDS encoding cyclin-dependent kinase regulatory subunit protein (encoded by transcript TGME49_219100): MVCCHGRPQIHYPLRLLVRLLQEKFVSVVFFANNCLFLAEELPRGNCEWRGGKTGTWEPQDTLGIPRRTLDCPLTQHTRVNQSQFQRLRCAEKGIRGPCDAPNCCQYLCGSIQSLFPPPVGVRRPYASTSDVREASTRFPGRFICSEKGTFEEFIFGGGMAGGSSLRTQLRALQTVPEVYRSQNFLCRLETEDADVLAARLEAAEESEREQQRKYRAVFIPVDPQLEKEINCEILNTDIRNYPWKETPFGDVYYSPRYSDERYTYRHVILSRGVRKEAEKLASTMPDGLLTEDMFIHCLGIALSPGWTHFMCFNRKLKELILRRPREDDNPKATQGASKVDGAPGEGDEVDVDSDDEPPPEANPPRTDAGKSSGSGDCRPDHKHCDSACSDENFQISQCRKGEVEVPPVGAACGKEWRERSLRPETRVSVEPSKKANQGRAATTGETGNGVPLSRRPHARNISAKDSTDLGRTSAAATAVSGTRQLSCRHAKCVSNNIPSCSEAQSGREFDHDHAPAASYGDCNVSGQPPEGPSSARDAAAQKEVLVRNRPLGDRPQQKRTRDTQPLQRPRPGEPKLKLHCAKDGSRP; the protein is encoded by the exons ATGGTGTGTTGTCATGGGAGACCACAAATCCACTACCCCCTCCGGCTTCTTGTTAGACTGCTGCAAGAAAAGTTTGTCTCAGTCGTGTTTTTTGCCAACAACTGCCTATTTCTTGCGGAGGAACTCCCCAGAGGAAACTGTGAATGGAGGGGCGGGAAGACAGGCACTTGGGAGCCACAAGACACACTCGGCATTCCCCGGCGCACTCTAGACTGCCCTCTCACACAGCACACACGGGTTAATCAGTCTCAATTTCAGAGGCTTCGCTGTGCAGAAAAAGGTATTAGGGGTCCCTGTGATGCCCCAAACTGTTGTCAGTATCTGTGTGGAAGTATACAGTCGCTTTTCCCTCCCCCTGTGGGAGTCCGTCGTCCATACGCAAGCACTTCTGACGTACGGGAAGCGTCGACTCGCTTTCCTGGCAGGTTCATTTGTTCCGAAAAGGGAACTTTCGAAGAATTCATCTTCGGTGGAGGGATGGCGGGCGGAAGCTCATTACGAACACAGCTTCGAGCGCTGCAAACTGTTCCGGAGGTATATCGAAGCCAGAATTTCCTTTGTCGGCTTGAGACCGAGGATGCGGACGTCCTTGCGGCCAGGCTAGAGGCTGCCgaggagagtgagagagagcagcaaaGAAAGTATCGCGCCGTGTTTATACCTGTTGACCCAcagctggagaaggaaatcaACTGCGAAATCCTCAATACGGACATACGCAATTATCCCTGGAAAGAAACGCCCTTCG GGGATGTATACTATTCCCCGCGGTACAGCGATGAAAGATATACATACCGACATGTCATCCTGTCAAGGGGAGTCCGCAAGGAAGCGGAAAAACTTGCGTCGACAATGCCAG ATGGCTTGCTGACGGAAGACATGTTCATTCACTGCCTTGGTATTGCATTGTCACCCGGCTGGACACATTTCATGTGTTTCAACCGAAAGTTGAAGGAGCTGATTCTTAGGAGACCCAGAGAAGACGATAACCCCAAAGCGACCCAGGGAGCATCGAAAGTAGATGGAGCACCAGGAGAAGGCGATGAG GTGGATGTtgacagcgacgacgaacCACCGCCTGAAGCGAACCCACCGCGCACCGATGCAGGAAAGTCAAGTGGCAGTGGAGATTGTCGACCCGATCATAAACATTGTGACTCAGCATGCTCTGATGAGAACTTCCAGATATCCCAATGTCGAAAAGGCGAGGTGGAAGTTCCACCTGTTGGTGCTGCCTGTGGCAAAGAATGGCGGGAGAGGAGTCTCCGCCCAGAAACGCGTGTGTCAGTGGAACCGTCCAAGAAAGCCAACCAAgggagagcagcgacgactggagagacagggaacgGTGTGCCGTTGTCTCGACGACCGCATGCGCGGAATATAAGTGCTAAGGATTCAACAGATCTAGGCCGCACATCAGCAGCTGCGACAGCTGTTTCTGGAACGCGCCAACTCTCATGCAGGCATGCAAAATGTGTGTCTAATAATATACCCTCGTGTTCCGAGGCGCAGAGTGGAAGAGAATTTGATCACGACCATGCTCCAGCCGCTAGTTATGGCGATTGCAATGTTTCGGGTCAGCCACCGGAAGGCCCTTCATCAGCACGCGATGCCGCTGCACAAAAGGAGGTTCTTGTTAGAAACAGACCACTCGGTGACCGACCTCAGCAAAAACGCACTCGAGATACGCAGCCACTGCAGCGGCCGAGGCCAGGGGAACCGAAGTTGAAGCTTCATTGTGCAAAAGACGGTTCTCGTCCATAA
- a CDS encoding hypothetical protein (encoded by transcript TGME49_219090), translating to MFTAGGLCETSMRLNKKEGNSRRQTTNGRNHSHEKSRQSRPGESALKKQAEPNSFSFSWETDNEVSTSLCHPHCLLCKKTREKADTPEQVTCRSRVQSWKELHVAAPQETVMRPPFISVSCGHFVWELQTAGEGVSLSNGPFSSTSGFIFNEFGPLFFSSVCRAASAVKLNS from the coding sequence ATGTTTACGGCCGGCGGCCTGTGTGAGACGTCAATGCGTTTaaacaagaaagagggaaatTCGCGGAGACAAACGACAAACGGTCGAAACCACAGCCACGAAAAGTCACGGCAGTCCCGCCCAGGTGAGTCCGCGCTCAAGAAACAAGCAGAGCCAaattcgttttccttctcctggGAAACGGATAATGAAGTTTCCACAAGTCTGTGTCACCCGCATTGCCTGTTATGCAAGAAGACtagagaaaaggcagacaCACCCGAACAAGTCACCTGCCGCTCCCGTGTGCAAAGTTGGAAAGAATTGCATGTTGCTGCACCGCAAGAAACCGTTATGCGCCCCCCTTTCATCTCTGTCTCGTGCGGTCACTTCGTCTGGGAACTTCAGACGGCAGGGGAGGGTGTTTCTCTATCGAATGGTCCATTTTCCAGTACTTCTGGTTTCATCTTCAACGAGTTTggtcctctttttttctcctcggtCTGCAGAGCCGCGTCCGCGGTTAAGCTAAATAGTTGA
- a CDS encoding edge expressed protein, putative (encoded by transcript TGME49_219080) encodes MKERVQPQAPAGTDISGGSVLPLRVQASVDRKIDNGDLYDAHQLVRTLFFRFMAKRETLQAVELCRLYGLRFAGLDQEALAVDLGMNMLTALEASGTEEEETAPSEPQLDQIIELFNACAAAGDKKGVDKYKFINRALKWSRTPQAPFGHVRLHRAAADAYWKERRYGLCQGHLIYCRDPEALSQMLKEWQATGYLSERPFFWLRLVLILLCLRDTETAEKLLDSSGENWTSFEVPAPLQLAYLLVCACKYKSGKLFDLLKQKYHLVLRRDPTFAKYMDEIEKRTIGRIQRPSTGLASLFSSLMAGLTADDEA; translated from the exons ATGAAGGAAAGAGTCCAACCTCAGGCGCCTGCGGGGACGGACATCTCAGGGGGCTCCGTTCTCCCGCTTCGAGTCCAGGCGTCTGTCGACAGAAAAATCGACAACGGAGATTTGTACGACGCCCACCAGCTGGTTCGCACTCTGTTCTTCAG GTTTATGGCGAAGCGTGAAACCTTGCAAGCCGTCGAACTCTGTCGCCTCTACGGCCTCAGGTTTGCAG GCTTAGACCAGGAGGCTCTCGCCGTCGATTTAGGCATGAACATGCTGACGGCGCTGGAGGCCAGTGGCactgaagaggaggagacagcccCGAGTGAACCTCAGCTCGACCAG ATCATCGAGCTTTtcaatgcatgcgcagcagcAGGCGACAAGAAAGGAGTCGACAAATACAAATTCATCAACCG TGCACTCAAGTGGTCTCGCACCCCTCAGGCGCCTTTCGGTCATGTCCGGCTGCATCGCGCCGCCGCAGACGCCTACTGGAAGGAGCGGCGCTATGGCTTGTGTCAG GGACATTTGATTTACTGTCGAGATCCAGAGGCCCTCTCTCAGATG CTGAAGGAGTGGCAGGCGACAGGGTACTTGAGTGAGAGGCCATTTTTCTGGCTGCGTCTCGTCCtcattcttctctgtcttcgggacacagagacagccgaaaaACTTTTAGACAGTTCAGGCGAGAACTGGACTTCCTTTGAG GTGCCTGCACCGCTGCAGCTGGCCTATTTGCtcgtgtgtgcatgcaagtaCAAAAGCGGGAAGTTGTTTGATCTTTTGAAACAGAAATACCACCTCGTTCTTCGCCGAGATCCAACGTTTGCAAAGTACATGGACGAAATCGAGAAGCGGACGATCGGGAGAATTCAGCGACCCAGCACAGGCCtggcgtcgctcttctcctctctcatgGCCGGTCTCACTGCTGACGATGAAGCctag